In the genome of Longimicrobium terrae, the window AACGCCGACGGCATCGCCGAAGGCGGCGCGACCTTGGGGACGTACGGGAGGATGGTGGACATGGCTCCTGGTACTGCTGAAGAGCGAATCGTCTTGCAATCCGCGCGGGGCGGAATTGTATGAGCTTTTGAGCGACGCGGATCAGGCCGCGTCCAGCAGAGCGCGCGCGCGCTGAAGGTCTTCCCAGACGGCGCGCACCCAGGCCGGGCTGCGCAGGCAGGCGGCCGGGTGGTAGGTGGGAACGAGCGGAATGCCGCGGTACTGGTGCGCGCCGCCCCGCATGCGGCCCATGGGCGTGTCGATGCCCAGCAGCGTCTGCGCGGCGAAGTTGCCGAACGCCAGAATCACCCGCGGCTGCACCAGTTCCACCTGGCGCAGCAGGTAGGGGCTGCAGGCGTCCACCTCTTCCGGCTTGGGATTCCGGTTGGCCGGCGGGCGGCACTTGAGCACGTTGCAGATGTACACCTGCTCGCGTGAAAAGCCGGACGAAAGCAGCAGCAGATCCAGCAGCTGCCCCGCCTTGCCCACGAACGGCCGCCCGGTGCGGTCTTCCTCCTGCCCCGGCGCCTCGCCCACGACGAGCACGTCCGCGTCTTCCCTGCCCTCGCCGAACACCACGTGCTTGCGCGTCTTGGCCAGCTCGCAGCGCGGGCACCCCAGCGCCAGGTCGCGCACCTCGCTCAGCACGGGGAGCGCGCGAATCTCCTCCGCGGAGGCGTAGCGGGCAGGCGCGCGGGGCGCAGGCGGATGCGGCGTGCTCCCCGGCACCGGCGCACCCTCCCGCCGGTGCGTCTCCACCACGCCCGGCACCGGCGGCGCGTTCCTGTCGATGACCGGCGTATCCGTCGACCCGGTAGATACGGTCGATGTAGGCGATGCGGCCGATCGGGCCGGGGACGCCGGCCTCGGACGCTCCGCCATCGGCTCCGCCCGCGTGCCCGGCCGCTCCGACGCGGATCGACCCGGCTGCATGGCCGCCCGCGCTGCCTCCATCCCCATCCGCTGCGGGATGACGGGGGAGAGCAGTTCGCGCAGCTGATCGGGGGAGAGCGCCTCCAGGATCAGTTCCTCATCACCCAGTTCCCGCCGCTGCCGGAACCACGAGCGGAGCAGATCGCGCGGATCGTTCACGCGCCGGGCTCCGCCGTGAGGATCGATTCCACACGGTCCAGAATGCGGTCTGCAACCTCCGCCTTGCTCATCAGCGGCAGCGCCTCATCCGGCAGATCGGGCTGAAGCAGGACGACGCGGTTGGTTTCCACCTCGAAGCCGGCGCCCGGCTCCGTCGCATCGTTCACCACGAGCAGGTCCAGCCCCTTGCCGTGCAGCTTGCGGCGCCCGTTCTCCACCACGTCCGCCGTTTCCAGCGCGAAGCCCACGACCACGCACCCCGCCGGGCGCACGTCGCGCGTGGCGCGCAGCACGTCCGCCGTGGGCTCCAGAACGATCTGGGGAACGCCGCCCGCTTCCTTCTTGATCTTGTCCGTCGCGGCGTTGGCCGGGCGGAAGTCCGCGACCGCGGCGGACATCACCAGCGTGTCGGCGGCGGGCAGCGCCTCGGCGACGGCGGCGCGCATCTGCTCCGCCGTCTCTACGCGGCGCAGTTCCACGCCTTCCGGGACGGGAAGATGCGACGGCCCGGCGATGAGAATCGTCTGCGCGCCGCGCCGCCACGCCGCGGCGGCGATCTCGTACCCCATGCGCCCCGACGAGCGGTTGCCGATGAAGCGCACCGGGTCGATCGGCTCGCGCGTGGGCCCGGCGGTGACGACGACCACGCGGCCCGCCAGCGCGCCGCGGCCTTCCAGCGCGCGCCCCGCGTGGGCCACGATCTGCTCCGGCTCCAGCATGCGCCCCGGTCCTTCGCCCTCGCCCCAGGCGAGAGGGCCCACGGCGGGACCGGCGACCCGATACCCGTATTCCGCCAGCCGCGCAAGGTTGCCCTGCGTGGCGGGGTGGGCGTACATGCGGTCGTTCATCGCCGGAACGAGGACGACGGGCGCCGCCGTCGCAAGCAGCGCGGCGGTCATCAGGTCGTCGGCCATGCCGGCGGCCGCCCGCGCCAGAAAGTTGGCGGTGGCGGGCGCAATGATCACCAGGTCCGCGTCGCGGGCCAGGCGGATGTGCAGGAGCGGATCGCCCTGGGGATACAGCGACGAGTACGCCGGGCGCCCCGTGAGCGCCTCGAACGAAAGAGGGCGCACGAATTCGAGCGCCCCCGCGGAAAGCACCACGTCCACCTCCGCACCCGCGAGCGTGAGCTCGCGGGCCACGGTGATGGCCTTGTACGCGGCGATTCCGCCGGTGACGCCCAGGACGACGCGGCGCCCCGTGAAGGGGCGCCGAGAAGAACGCGGTCCGGGCACGCCGGTGAGCGGGTTTAGAGTTCGTCCGGACGGCGGCGATGGATCAGGTGGTACGCCGCCTTGCCGTCGCGCACCTGCTCGATGGCGATCGTGGTCAGCTTCTCGCGGACCTCGTCCGGATTGCCCAGCGTGGGGTCTTCGAGCAGCTCGTTGCGGCGCAGCTCGTTCAGGTTGCGCGCCATCTTGGCCGCCACCAGGACGCCCAGGTACTTGCTTCCGGTATGACGGGCCGCCTGGCCCGGAGTCACCACTCGCATATCAATCCCGCTTCCTCAGATGTGATCCCGCGCCTCAGCCCGCGTCCGAGCCCAGGTTTCGTTCGATCTCCGCCGCGATGGCGTTGATCAGCCCATCCAGCGGCGGATGGGGGCGCACGGCCCCCGCCCGCCCGTCCAGGATGGCTTCCACGTCCGCCACGGCGTGGTCCAGCTCGTCGTTCAGCACCACGTGGTCAAACCGCGGCGCTTCGGCGATTTCGTCCCGCGCATTCCGCAGGCGGCGGCGCACTGCTTCGTCCGCCTCGCTGCCCCGCCCCGTCAGCCGCTGCACCAGCACGCGTCCGGAGGGGGGGAGGATGAAGACCAGCACCGCTTCCGGCACCGCGGCCCGCACCTGCGCCGCTCCCTGCACATCGATGTCCAGCAGCAGAAACGCCCCGGCCGCGTGCGCCCGCCGCAGTTCGCTGCGCGGGGTGCCGTAGAAGTTGCCGTGCACCTCCGCGTGCTCCAGCAGCTCGCCGCCGGCAATCATCCGCCGGAACTCGTCCACGTCGACGAAATGGTAGTGCACCCCGTCGCGCTCGCCCGGGCGCGGAGACCGCGTTGTGGCGGAGACGCTGAAGACGACGTCCGCGCGCCGCTCGCGCAGCCGGCCGGCGATGGTCGTCTTTCCCGCGCCGCTGGGAGCGCTGAGCACCAGGGGAAAGGGAGCGGAGGGGACCGTCACTCCACGTTCTCCACCTGCTCGCGAAGGCGCTCCACCTCTTCCTTGATGGCGATCACGCGGTGGGCGATCCCCGCGTGGTTGGCCTTGGAGCCGATGGTGTTCGCCTCGCGGTGCATCTCCTGGACGAGGAAGGACAGGCGCTTGCCCACCGGCTCCGTCGCCTCGGCCGCCATCAGCTCGCGGAACAGCTCGTTGTGCGAACGGAAGCGCACCAGCTCTTCGTTGATGTCCCACCGCTCGGCCAGATGCGCGATCTCCTGCGCCAGCCGGTCCTCGTTCACCGCCACGCCGCCGCTCAGCTCGGCGATCGCCGTCCGCAGCCGGTCGCGCTCGGCGATCAGCCGCGCGGGGGCCAGCTCGGCGATGGCGTTCAGCGCCGTTTCGATGGCGGCGATGCGCCCTTCCAGGTCGTCCGCCAGGCGGCGTCCCTCGTCCTCGCGCATGCGGGCGGTGGCGCGCGCGGCATCTTCCACCACAGCGCGCAGCTCCTCCACGTCCAGCTCCGCCTTCGCCCCGTCGTCGTCGCGCACGATGACGTCGCCAAAGCGCAGGAGCGAGGCGAGGTCCGGCTCGCCGCCCACGCCAAAGCGCTCGCGCAGGTCGGTGAACAGCGCCAGGTAGGCGCGGACACGCTCCTCATCCAGCGAAAGCCCGAACGCCGCCGCGCCCGAAGCGCCGGCGGGCTCCAGCCGCAGCGAGCCGTTCACGTGCCCGCGCGAAAGCTCGCCGCGCAGCCATTCGCGCAGCTGCGGCTCCCACTTCGACAGCGAAGGGGGCGTACGAAAGTTTACGCTCAGGTGGCGGTGGTTCACGGTGCGGATTTCCACGCGCAGCGTTCCCGCCGCCGTTTCCCGCGCCGCTTCCCCAAACCCCGTCATGCTCCGGATCATCGCGCCCGCCGTAAGAGGGACGGCAATTTTACCCCGTAACCGGCCGCCAGTCAACGGAACGGTCGGCCCCATCCATCGGACGGCGGGGCCGAATTCAGCATCCGCGCCGTTTTTCCATCGTCGTGCCTCCACGTCCGCCTGCATCGGCGGCCCGGACGGGTCCGCGGCCCGGCCGCAGGCGGAAAACGAGAACCCTCTCCCGCCGGTGGCGGGAGAGGGTTCTGTCCACACTCGATGTGCGCCGCCTTCGCCGGACGGCGGGCGCGCGCCAGGGCTAGGGCCAGGGAGTGACGCGGATGTCCGCGGAAACGCGCACCGACTCGCAGGTCTGCTGGTAGCCGCACGCAACCGGCTGTGTCCACGCCTTGTTCACCAGCCCGTTTCCGTTCACGAAGTCGCTGTAGTACCAGATGTTCTGGCCGAAATCGTCGTCCGTGTTCGGCCACGGGTCCGATTCGTACAGCCGGATCACGAGCCAGCGGCTGGAGTCCGTGATCCGCTGGCTGAAGATCTGGTCGAACTTGTTCCAGTACTTGGCGAAGCTGTCGCCTGTGTTGATTCCCTCGTACCGCAGCGTGTGCGTGTCTTCCACGTACGAGGGATCGCTGGAACCGGGAGGGGTGGAATGGCGGAGCGTCGCGCGGAACTCGTACTCCTCGTCACCCCACTCGGTGTCGCCGTCCTCCGTCACATTGAATCCTTCCATGAAGATGCCGGAAGGAGGGGTGGGGGGGACGTACTGGCACTGCGGGAGCGAAGGATCATAGAAGCAGGGATCCTCCTCTTCGTCGCCGGGCTCGCAGATGAGCACGTCCGGGGCGCAGGCCGATTGATAGGTCACGGTGACCCCGTCGGCCTCTTCCATGTCCTGGATCACGTCCGCCGAAGAGGCGCCCGCGTACAGCGGACGCAGGCCCTTCCGCTCCGCCGGGTGCAGCATCAGCATGGGCTGGGCGGGCACCCCGTCGGCGAGGCGGAACTGCCGGGAGGTTCCATCCGACGCGTACGCCGTCACCGCGGGAGCGTCCGGGTCCATCGTGGCGGCGACCATCACCGAACCGGTTCCCGCCCACCGGGTGCGGTGCTCGCGGAAGGGAGCGTAGAAGTCGGTGACGGGAAGCGCGTCGATGCGGCGCAGCAGCGATTGCGCGTCCGTCCGCCCCGCGAGCGCGGCCGCGGCGATCACGCGCTCGCCCTCGGGGGTGCGTGCCCAGCTCTGCAGCACGAGCTTGTGCTCGTTCAGGCGCGAGCGCCGCATGGACGCGCGCACGTCCACGCGGGCGTCCTGCCGCGCCAGCCCCAGCGCCAGCACGCGGGCGACGTCCTGGAGTTCGCTGGCGTTTGACGCGCCCGGAGCACTGGGAGCCAGGTCCGCGGGAAGGGTGGGCGCATGCTCCGCGCACGCTCCCAGGAGAAGGGCGCAGGCGGTGCCCGCGGTGAGGATGATCCTTCGGTTCAGCATGGAAACCTTCAAGGAGGAGGGAGAAGCGGCCGCGGAAAACATTCGTTCCGCGCCGCCATCGAGAGTACAGGATCCCCAACCCCCACTACCAACCATTTCCAGCCACCGGACAAACGAGTTGAAAGAGCGCACCACGCCTGGTTTCCACGACCGAAAAGGTGCGCTCATACGGATGCAGACCGTTCATTCGCGGGCTCTCTCCGGCGAGCAGACGATCCAGCGGAGGGGTCCGCCGGGGGCGCCGGGAGACTTCCATCCGCGACACCCGGCGGTGCCGGCGCGAACTTCCGGATCCTCATCGGGGGGGTTGAAGAACAAAAAGGCGCGCGGCCGGAGCCGCGCGCCTTTTTTCCATCCACCCACGCGTGATCAGTCGCGGAAGAACCAGCGCACGCCAAAGAGCGAGCGCGCGCCGGGGAGCGTGAGCCCCGGGATGTCCGCGGCGGTCCGCCGGTTCAGCAGGTTTTCCGCGCGGTAGAAGGCGCGCACGTCCAGCACGCGGATCTGCACGAACAGGTTGGCGATCAGGTACGGCTCCGTCAGCGCCGTCAGCGCGCCCGTGGTGGCGTCCAGCGACACGGCCCGGTCGCGCCCCAGCAGCTCCGCGCGCAGCGTGGGCTCCAGGTTGCCGTCCTTGTACACGCCGTGAAACTCCAGCGCCGCGCGGCCGAAGCGCGCCGGCGTGTACGGCCGGTCCGGCACGGCAAAGAAGTCCGTGTAGTGCGCGTCGAACCGAAGCTGGCGCCAGAAGAGGGGGACGGACGCGTACGCCTCCACCCCCGACACCGTGGTGCCCGCCGCCGGCTGCGTCCCGCGGTCGAAGTAGAAGCCGTACGGCACGGTTCCACCCAGGTCGTGCACCACGAAGGCGGCGCCCGCCTGCACCGCGCCCCGCGTCCACTCCGCGCCCGCCCGCACCGCCGCCAGCGTGGGGAAGATGTCGGGAAAGTCCACGATGGGCACCGTGTCCAGCGCGGGGATGGACGGATTGATCACGTTCCCCAGGTTCTGCACCACCTCGCTGGTGTCGCGCCAGTAGCGGATGGCGCGCGTGCCCGTGGCGGCCTGGCCGAAGAGGGACACGCCGCGCCACGCCCCGGTGCGCGCCGCGGCCTCCAGCTCCACCCCCGTGGACCCGCCCCAGCTTCCCGCGCGAACCTCGCCCCAGGCCGAGATGGCGCGCCCCGGCGTGAGTTCCGCGCGCAGCGACGCTTCCGCCCCGCCCGCCGCGAAGCCCTCGTCGTCCACGCCGCGGTAGCGCAGGGCGCCTTCCAGCCGGCCCAGCGGAATGTCGGCCACGGCGCGGGCGTACGCCTGCACCGCCTCGCGCTCCAGGGTGATGGTGTCGCCCCCGCCCGGCCGCTGCCAGCTGCGGCCCACCGCGCCGTCCACCCACACGTCGCCCAGCACGCGTCCGCGCGCCCGCAGCATCAACTCGCCGCGGTCGTACGCTTCCGTGGGAAGGGTGGCCCGCGTGCCGTTGAAGGCGAACGAGCGCTCCGCGTCCACCGCGGTGGAGCGGTACTCCAGTTCCAGCGCGCGGTCGGCGGAAAAGGCGTAGCTCAGCCGGCCGAAGCCCGTGTTGGCGCTGAACGGCTCCGCCCGGCGGAAGCCGCCGGTCTCCACCACGTCCACCCCCACCGTGGCCACCATCCGCTGCCCCAGCGGGCGCGAAAACAGGCCCCGCAGAATGCGCGTGGCGTAGTCGCCCTCGCCACCTTCAATCTGCGCGTACGGCCGCCGGTCCGTCAGCCGCAGCGTCTGAATGTCCACGCGGATCTCGCCCAGCCCGCGGAACACGCGGACGGCCGACACATCCACCAGCGGAATGCGCTGCAGTTCGGGAGACGAGGCGTTCAGCCCCGGCATCTCCCATCCATCCAGAAACACGCGCAGCCGCCCGCCGCCCCCGCCAAAGGCCGCCACGCCCGCCGGACGGCCGGGGCTTCCTTCGCGGGTGACGACGATGCCGGGAATGCGGTCCAGCAGGTCCAGCATGGACAGGCCGTGAAAGCGCGCCAGCTCCACCGGCCCGAACACCCACACTCCGGGCCCGAAGCCGGTTTCGCGCGGCTCGGGAAGGAGCGGAAAGACGGGCGCGGGCAGGGTGCTGTCCGCCGGGACGGAGTCCGCGGCGGGGCGGTCCGGAAGCGTGTCGGCGCGCACGTTGGGATCGGCCACGAGCGCGCTGTCCTTGCGCACCGTGTCGCGCGCGGCGGGCACCTGCGCGCGAAGCTCCGCCGCGGCGACCAGCACCGCGGCGAACGCGCAGAGCAGCGCGGGAATCCCCCGCCGGAACAGGCGCGGCGTCATGCGGGGGACGGCGTCTCCCGGCGGGCGGCGCGGCCCATCACCCACTGTACGAAGATGCGGGTGGGGACGCCGGTGGAGCCCTTGCTCAGGTAGCTGAGCTTGCCCTCGCCGTACGCCGTGCCGGCCACGTCCAGGTGCACCCACGGCCAGTCGCCCACGAACTCGCGCAGGAACCACGCGGCGGTAATCGTTCCCGCCGGGCGTCCGCCGCTGTTCTTGAGGTCCGCGTAGTCGCTCTTGATCTGCTCGCGGTAGTCGTCAAACATGGGCAGCGGCCAGCAGCGCTCGCCGGTGTGCTCCCCCGCGGCGATCACCTCGTCCAGCAGCGCCTGGTCGTTGCCCAGCACCGCGGTGGCGGCGTGGCCCAGCGCGATCACGCAGGCGCCGGTCAGCGTCGCCGCGTCCAGCATGGCCGCCGGTTCGTACTTTTCCGCGTAGCTGATGGCATCCACCAGAATCAGCCGCCCCTCCGCGTCGGTGTTGACGACCTCGATGGTCTTGCCGCCGCGCCCGCGGATGATGTCGCCCGGCTTCATCGCCTTGGAGCCCAGCAGGTTCTCGCTGCTGGGGACGATGCCCACCACGTTGACGGGGAGGTTGAGTTCGGCGATGGCCTGCATGGCGCCCAGCGTTCCGGCGCCGCCGCACATGTCGAACTTCATCTCCTCCATCCCCTGCGCGGGCTTGATGCTGATGCCGCCGGCGTCAAAGGTGAGGCCCTTGCCCACGATGACCAGCGGCTTCTCGCCCTCCGCGCCGCCGCGGTGCTCCAGCACGATCAGCCGCGGCTCCTGCGCGGAGCCGGCGGCCACGGCCAGCAGCGCGTCCATCCGCTCGGCCCGCATCTCCTCCGGGCCCAGGATGGTGACCGTCATCCCCTGCTCCGCCGCGATGCGCTCCGCCGTCTGCGCCAAGTACGTCGGCGTCGCGACGTTGCCGGGGAGATTGCCCAGCGTGCGCGCCAGGTTCTCGCCGCGCGCGATGATCTCGCCGATGCGCGCGCCTTCCGCGTATTCCGCCGCGTCCGCGCCTTCGGGGAGAAGAAGGACGGCCTCGCTCAGCGCCGCGCGGGCGGGAGCGGCGGGATCCTCGGTCTTCCACTCGCGGAAGTCGTACGCGCCCAGCACCAGCCCCTCGGCCAGCGCGCGCGCCGCCTCGCGGGACGCCACGGCGGACGCGGGGACGGCGAACGCCACGGACGAGGCGCGGGACTTGGCGGCCTGCTCGGCGGCGCTCCCCGCAGCGCGGCGCAGCCGCTCCGGGGTGAGGTCCGCGCCCCTGCCCACGCCCACCATCAGCACGCGCTCGGCCGCGGCCGTGCCCGCGGGGGGAAATACGACCACGGTTTCGCCAAAGGCGCCGCGCACGTCGCCGCGCGCCAGCAGCGCCGCGAGGTGGCCGCTCATGGCATGGTCCAGCGCGGTGAACGCCGCGTCCTGCGTATCGCCCTGCAGAACGGGAATCACCAGCAGGGGAGCCGCGTGCCGCGCCACGTCCGCGCGGACGGCCGAGATCTTCATAAGGTCAGCGGACAGGTGAATGGAAGACAGAAAAAGAAAGTACCCAGTGCGCGGGATCAAGTGCCAGGAGGCGAAGTACCCAGGATCAGGTGCCCCGGATCAGGCGCCCGGTACCCGGGAGCGGGTACCCGGTCCCCGGTGCCGGAATGCGGTGGACCGGACGCGCCGATCCACCGCACTCACGCACTCACGCACCCCGCACTCACGCACTTTTCGTCCGTGAGCACTTCCCTCCCTACCCCATGTTCTCGATGATCTTCCGGCCGAACTCCGAGCACGACACCTTGGTGGCACCTTCCATCAGCCGCTCGAAGTCGTACGTCACCGTCTTCTGGCGGATGGCGCCTTCCAGCCCGGTGACGATCAGGTCCGCGGCCTCGGTCCATCCCATGTAGCGCAGCATCATCTCGCCGCTGAGGATGACGGAGCCGGGGTTGACCTGGTCCTTGCCGGCGTACTTGGGGGCCGTGCCGTGCGTGGCCTCAAAGATGGCGTGGCCGGTCAGGTAGTTGATGTTGGCCCCCGGCGCGATGCCGATGCCGCCCACCTGCGCCGCCAGCGCGTCGCTCACGTAGTCGCCGTTCAGGTTCAGCGTGGCGATCACGTCGTAGTCGCGCGGACGCGTAAGGATCTGCTGCAGGAACGCGTCGGCGATGCTGTCCTTGACCACCATGCGGCCGGCGGACTCCGCCTCCTTCTGCGCCGCGTTGGCGGCGTCCTCGCCCTGCGCGTCCTTGATGCGGTCGTACTCCGCCCAGGTGAACACCCGGTCGCCGTACTCGCGCTCGGCCAGCTCGTAGCCCCACGTCTTGAAGGCGCCCTCGGTGAACTTCATGATGTTCCCCTTGTGCACCAGCGTCAGCGACTTGCGCTTGTTGGCCAGCGCATAGTCCAGCGCCGAGCGCACCAGCCGCTCCGTGCCCTCGCGGCTCACCGGCTTGATGCCGAAGCCGGACGTCTCGGGGAAGCGCACCTTCTTGTAGCGCGGGCCGAACTGCTCCTGCAGCAGCGCGCGGAACTTCGCGGCGTCTTCGGTGCCTTCCTCGAACTCGATGCCGGCGTAGATGTCTTCCGTGTTTTCGCGGAAGATTACCATGTCCACGTCGCCCGGGCGCTTCACGGGGGACGGCACGCCCTCGAACCAGCGCACGGGGCGCAGGCAGGCGTACAGGTCCAACTCCTGGCGCAGCGCCACGTTCAGCGAGCGGATGCCGCCGCCCACGGGCGTGGTGAGCGGGCCCTTGATGCCGACGAGGTACTCGCGGAAGGCGTCCAGCGTGGCCGAGGGAAGCCAGTCGCCGGTCTGGTTGAAGGCCTTTTCGCCCGCCAGCACTTCCATCCACACGATGCGGCGCTTGCCGCCGTACGCACGCCGCACGGCCTCGTCAAAGACGGGCTGCGAGGCGGCCCAGATGTCGGGCCCCGTGCCGTCGCCCTCGATGAAGGGAAGAATGGGCGCATCGGGAACGCTGAGCGTGGTCCCGCTGATGGTAATGCGCTCGCCGTCGGTGGGGACGGACGGCCGCTGGTCGCTCGCCATGGTGCGTCTCACGGAAAAGTGCGTGGTCTGAAGTGCGGGAACGGGTACGTCCCCGCCGAAACGAAAGCGGGGCGCGGCGGGGGTTCCGCCGCGCCCCGGAAGAGCGGTGCAAGCCGCCGGATCAGCGCTCCGAGAGCGGCGTCACCTTGCGGTCGCGCGGCCCGATGTAGTCCGAGCCCGGGCGGATGAGCCGGTTGTCGGCGTACTGCTCCAGCAGGTGCGCCGTCCACCCCGGCATGCGGGCGATGGCGAACACGGCCGTGAACAGGTCCATCGAAATGCCCAGCGTGCTGTAGACCGAAGCCGAGAAGAAGTCCACGTTGGGGTAGATCTTCTTTCCCTTCTTTTCCAT includes:
- a CDS encoding uracil-DNA glycosylase family protein, with product MNDPRDLLRSWFRQRRELGDEELILEALSPDQLRELLSPVIPQRMGMEAARAAMQPGRSASERPGTRAEPMAERPRPASPARSAASPTSTVSTGSTDTPVIDRNAPPVPGVVETHRREGAPVPGSTPHPPAPRAPARYASAEEIRALPVLSEVRDLALGCPRCELAKTRKHVVFGEGREDADVLVVGEAPGQEEDRTGRPFVGKAGQLLDLLLLSSGFSREQVYICNVLKCRPPANRNPKPEEVDACSPYLLRQVELVQPRVILAFGNFAAQTLLGIDTPMGRMRGGAHQYRGIPLVPTYHPAACLRSPAWVRAVWEDLQRARALLDAA
- the coaBC gene encoding bifunctional phosphopantothenoylcysteine decarboxylase/phosphopantothenate--cysteine ligase CoaBC, which produces MPGPRSSRRPFTGRRVVLGVTGGIAAYKAITVARELTLAGAEVDVVLSAGALEFVRPLSFEALTGRPAYSSLYPQGDPLLHIRLARDADLVIIAPATANFLARAAAGMADDLMTAALLATAAPVVLVPAMNDRMYAHPATQGNLARLAEYGYRVAGPAVGPLAWGEGEGPGRMLEPEQIVAHAGRALEGRGALAGRVVVVTAGPTREPIDPVRFIGNRSSGRMGYEIAAAAWRRGAQTILIAGPSHLPVPEGVELRRVETAEQMRAAVAEALPAADTLVMSAAVADFRPANAATDKIKKEAGGVPQIVLEPTADVLRATRDVRPAGCVVVGFALETADVVENGRRKLHGKGLDLLVVNDATEPGAGFEVETNRVVLLQPDLPDEALPLMSKAEVADRILDRVESILTAEPGA
- the rpoZ gene encoding DNA-directed RNA polymerase subunit omega: MRVVTPGQAARHTGSKYLGVLVAAKMARNLNELRRNELLEDPTLGNPDEVREKLTTIAIEQVRDGKAAYHLIHRRRPDEL
- the gmk gene encoding guanylate kinase; protein product: MTVPSAPFPLVLSAPSGAGKTTIAGRLRERRADVVFSVSATTRSPRPGERDGVHYHFVDVDEFRRMIAGGELLEHAEVHGNFYGTPRSELRRAHAAGAFLLLDIDVQGAAQVRAAVPEAVLVFILPPSGRVLVQRLTGRGSEADEAVRRRLRNARDEIAEAPRFDHVVLNDELDHAVADVEAILDGRAGAVRPHPPLDGLINAIAAEIERNLGSDAG
- a CDS encoding YicC/YloC family endoribonuclease, whose protein sequence is MTGFGEAARETAAGTLRVEIRTVNHRHLSVNFRTPPSLSKWEPQLREWLRGELSRGHVNGSLRLEPAGASGAAAFGLSLDEERVRAYLALFTDLRERFGVGGEPDLASLLRFGDVIVRDDDGAKAELDVEELRAVVEDAARATARMREDEGRRLADDLEGRIAAIETALNAIAELAPARLIAERDRLRTAIAELSGGVAVNEDRLAQEIAHLAERWDINEELVRFRSHNELFRELMAAEATEPVGKRLSFLVQEMHREANTIGSKANHAGIAHRVIAIKEEVERLREQVENVE
- a CDS encoding TonB-dependent receptor plug domain-containing protein codes for the protein MTPRLFRRGIPALLCAFAAVLVAAAELRAQVPAARDTVRKDSALVADPNVRADTLPDRPAADSVPADSTLPAPVFPLLPEPRETGFGPGVWVFGPVELARFHGLSMLDLLDRIPGIVVTREGSPGRPAGVAAFGGGGGRLRVFLDGWEMPGLNASSPELQRIPLVDVSAVRVFRGLGEIRVDIQTLRLTDRRPYAQIEGGEGDYATRILRGLFSRPLGQRMVATVGVDVVETGGFRRAEPFSANTGFGRLSYAFSADRALELEYRSTAVDAERSFAFNGTRATLPTEAYDRGELMLRARGRVLGDVWVDGAVGRSWQRPGGGDTITLEREAVQAYARAVADIPLGRLEGALRYRGVDDEGFAAGGAEASLRAELTPGRAISAWGEVRAGSWGGSTGVELEAAARTGAWRGVSLFGQAATGTRAIRYWRDTSEVVQNLGNVINPSIPALDTVPIVDFPDIFPTLAAVRAGAEWTRGAVQAGAAFVVHDLGGTVPYGFYFDRGTQPAAGTTVSGVEAYASVPLFWRQLRFDAHYTDFFAVPDRPYTPARFGRAALEFHGVYKDGNLEPTLRAELLGRDRAVSLDATTGALTALTEPYLIANLFVQIRVLDVRAFYRAENLLNRRTAADIPGLTLPGARSLFGVRWFFRD
- a CDS encoding leucyl aminopeptidase, translated to MKISAVRADVARHAAPLLVIPVLQGDTQDAAFTALDHAMSGHLAALLARGDVRGAFGETVVVFPPAGTAAAERVLMVGVGRGADLTPERLRRAAGSAAEQAAKSRASSVAFAVPASAVASREAARALAEGLVLGAYDFREWKTEDPAAPARAALSEAVLLLPEGADAAEYAEGARIGEIIARGENLARTLGNLPGNVATPTYLAQTAERIAAEQGMTVTILGPEEMRAERMDALLAVAAGSAQEPRLIVLEHRGGAEGEKPLVIVGKGLTFDAGGISIKPAQGMEEMKFDMCGGAGTLGAMQAIAELNLPVNVVGIVPSSENLLGSKAMKPGDIIRGRGGKTIEVVNTDAEGRLILVDAISYAEKYEPAAMLDAATLTGACVIALGHAATAVLGNDQALLDEVIAAGEHTGERCWPLPMFDDYREQIKSDYADLKNSGGRPAGTITAAWFLREFVGDWPWVHLDVAGTAYGEGKLSYLSKGSTGVPTRIFVQWVMGRAARRETPSPA
- the icd gene encoding NADP-dependent isocitrate dehydrogenase, whose protein sequence is MASDQRPSVPTDGERITISGTTLSVPDAPILPFIEGDGTGPDIWAASQPVFDEAVRRAYGGKRRIVWMEVLAGEKAFNQTGDWLPSATLDAFREYLVGIKGPLTTPVGGGIRSLNVALRQELDLYACLRPVRWFEGVPSPVKRPGDVDMVIFRENTEDIYAGIEFEEGTEDAAKFRALLQEQFGPRYKKVRFPETSGFGIKPVSREGTERLVRSALDYALANKRKSLTLVHKGNIMKFTEGAFKTWGYELAEREYGDRVFTWAEYDRIKDAQGEDAANAAQKEAESAGRMVVKDSIADAFLQQILTRPRDYDVIATLNLNGDYVSDALAAQVGGIGIAPGANINYLTGHAIFEATHGTAPKYAGKDQVNPGSVILSGEMMLRYMGWTEAADLIVTGLEGAIRQKTVTYDFERLMEGATKVSCSEFGRKIIENMG